The Parabacteroides sp. AD58 genome includes a window with the following:
- a CDS encoding DNA/RNA helicase domain-containing protein, protein MIVYHASKKGFIKDVFNNTIADDIDHAFLLHLGRHTSPNEKSSWKNSMMHMYKVIDTPDIPDTSTIAIEYQIPLTSKRIDFIISGADENQHSNMIIIELKQWEQAKLSQKSGIIQTRFQHGESETAHPSYQAWSYAYMLQNYNETVREQGIQLFPCAFLHNYQEDHIISNDCYAEYITKAPLFLKSDAGKLQEFIKQHIRYGSKEDIVWLIDKGKLRPSKQLADALSSMLHGNREFVLLDDQKVVYETALSLAREAAKGRKQVFIVEGGPGTGKSVVAVNLLVELTKEGAVAQYVSKNAAPRDVYTAKLSGSFKKSYINNLFVGSGSFIETPPDTFGALIVDEAHRLNMKSGLYSNLGENQIIEIIQASRFSVFFIDDRQRVHIKDIGSKAAIQRFAESCGAVVHTAKLSSQFRCNGSDGYLSWLDNTLQIKETANIRLAADDYDFRIFSDPNQLFETIKEKNKINNKARVVAGYCWDWNSKKDPNDYDIIIPKFNFKKRWNLNTDKNLWIIGNNSIEEIGCIHTCQGLELDYVGVIIGPDMRYENGQIVTDVTKRSGNDQSVKGFKSLIAKNKDKALQDADEIIKNTYRTLLTRGMKGCYVYCCDKPLAEYLAAQLEPQQAPVPEIRIEPEVNDEVKYIDFLPLYSIRAACGYFGEGEMVEESGWMKVEGMGKLNRNMFIVQAVGHSMEPLIHDGDYCVFRANPAGSRQGKIVLAEHHNYYDPDYTGSYSIKTYTSKKTYDAQGNWSHEEIVLHPKNPDYSPIIIDEENADEFRIVGEFIGILQAEVK, encoded by the coding sequence ATGATCGTATACCACGCCAGTAAGAAAGGATTCATTAAAGATGTCTTCAATAATACCATTGCGGATGACATCGATCATGCTTTTTTACTTCATTTGGGAAGGCATACTTCGCCCAATGAAAAATCATCATGGAAAAACTCCATGATGCATATGTATAAAGTTATCGACACACCAGATATTCCTGATACTTCGACAATTGCCATCGAGTATCAGATACCGCTTACTTCCAAGCGAATTGACTTTATCATTTCCGGAGCGGACGAGAATCAACATTCCAACATGATCATTATTGAATTAAAGCAATGGGAACAAGCCAAACTTTCTCAGAAATCCGGCATCATACAGACACGTTTCCAACACGGCGAAAGTGAAACAGCACATCCTTCTTATCAGGCCTGGTCGTATGCTTACATGCTTCAAAACTATAACGAAACCGTACGTGAGCAAGGCATTCAGCTTTTCCCTTGTGCCTTTTTACATAACTATCAGGAAGATCATATCATTTCCAATGATTGTTATGCAGAATATATTACGAAAGCACCACTCTTTCTAAAGTCGGATGCAGGGAAATTACAGGAATTTATCAAGCAGCACATCAGATATGGTTCGAAAGAAGATATCGTGTGGCTGATTGATAAAGGGAAACTACGTCCGTCTAAGCAATTGGCTGACGCATTAAGTTCTATGCTTCATGGGAATAGAGAATTCGTATTGCTGGATGATCAAAAGGTCGTATACGAAACCGCATTAAGTCTGGCTCGCGAAGCGGCAAAAGGCCGCAAACAAGTTTTCATTGTAGAAGGTGGTCCTGGCACAGGGAAAAGTGTCGTTGCCGTCAATCTTCTGGTTGAATTGACCAAAGAGGGAGCCGTTGCCCAATATGTATCCAAGAATGCTGCCCCGCGAGATGTTTACACCGCCAAACTATCAGGGAGTTTCAAGAAAAGTTACATCAATAACTTGTTTGTGGGAAGTGGCAGTTTCATCGAAACGCCACCAGATACCTTTGGAGCGCTGATTGTTGACGAGGCTCACAGACTGAACATGAAAAGCGGTCTGTACAGTAATTTAGGTGAAAACCAGATTATTGAAATTATACAAGCTTCCCGTTTTTCTGTTTTCTTCATTGATGATCGTCAAAGGGTTCATATTAAAGATATAGGATCGAAAGCTGCCATTCAAAGATTCGCAGAATCGTGTGGTGCTGTTGTACACACAGCCAAGTTAAGTTCTCAATTCCGATGCAACGGTTCAGACGGCTATTTAAGCTGGCTCGACAATACGTTACAAATCAAAGAAACAGCCAACATCCGATTAGCGGCTGATGATTATGACTTCCGCATATTTTCTGATCCTAACCAGCTTTTTGAGACGATTAAGGAAAAGAATAAAATCAACAATAAAGCGCGTGTTGTTGCCGGCTATTGCTGGGATTGGAATAGTAAAAAAGATCCCAATGATTACGATATCATCATACCGAAGTTCAATTTCAAAAAGCGCTGGAATCTGAATACCGACAAAAATCTATGGATCATAGGAAATAATTCTATCGAAGAAATAGGCTGTATACATACATGCCAAGGTCTGGAATTAGATTATGTGGGTGTAATTATCGGACCGGATATGCGTTATGAAAACGGACAAATCGTTACGGATGTTACTAAACGCTCTGGCAATGATCAGTCAGTAAAAGGATTCAAGTCTCTTATCGCCAAAAACAAGGACAAAGCCTTGCAGGATGCTGATGAGATTATAAAAAACACATACCGGACATTGCTCACACGAGGAATGAAAGGCTGTTACGTTTATTGCTGCGACAAGCCGCTGGCAGAATATCTTGCAGCCCAACTCGAGCCGCAACAAGCGCCAGTTCCTGAAATACGAATTGAACCTGAAGTCAATGACGAAGTTAAATACATCGACTTTTTACCCTTATATTCAATTCGGGCAGCCTGTGGTTATTTCGGAGAAGGTGAAATGGTTGAAGAAAGCGGCTGGATGAAAGTGGAAGGAATGGGAAAACTTAACCGTAATATGTTTATCGTGCAAGCAGTAGGACATTCCATGGAGCCACTAATTCATGATGGTGATTATTGCGTCTTTAGAGCTAATCCGGCAGGTAGCCGACAAGGAAAGATTGTCCTTGCGGAACACCACAACTATTATGATCCGGATTATACAGGCAGTTATTCTATTAAGACGTATACCAGTAAAAAAACTTATGATGCGCAAGGAAACTGGAGTCACGAGGAAATTGTTCTGCATCCTAAAAATCCAGACTATTCTCCGATCATCATCGATGAAGAAAATGCAGACGAATTTAGAATTGTCGGAGAATTTATAGGTATTTTGCAAGCAGAGGTAAAATAA
- a CDS encoding nucleotide pyrophosphohydrolase, which produces MMSQKSDIKEIMEQIVQFTHDRDWDQFHNGKDLALALSIEASELNEAFLWKQPEDVNIDKVKEELADILNYAFLIADKYNLDIKEIILSKLAKNAEKYPVDKSKGNAKKYTEL; this is translated from the coding sequence ATGATGTCACAAAAATCAGATATAAAAGAAATTATGGAACAGATCGTACAGTTTACCCATGACAGAGACTGGGATCAGTTTCATAACGGAAAAGATTTGGCTTTGGCTTTATCCATTGAGGCTTCAGAGTTAAACGAGGCTTTTCTATGGAAGCAACCGGAAGATGTAAATATTGATAAGGTTAAGGAAGAATTAGCTGATATTCTGAATTATGCATTCTTGATTGCCGACAAATACAATTTAGACATCAAAGAAATCATATTATCGAAATTAGCTAAAAACGCGGAAAAATATCCTGTTGACAAATCCAAAGGCAACGCAAAAAAATACACTGAATTATGA